From Deltaproteobacteria bacterium, one genomic window encodes:
- a CDS encoding LysR family transcriptional regulator: MSTLRPWINYHHLLYFKTIALEGGIANAAKKLRLGQPTLSTQLKQFETTLGHALFDRSKRQLQLTEAGRLVLGYATEIFRLGDEMLDALSDRHVGQKIQVQIGVADAVPKHITLDLFHSAQSKQDCIVTLAEGHTHELLRELRAHRIDLVLSNDPPHAGDGGGIYAKNIARVPAVAVGAKKYGPLAKNFPASLNQQPVILPSIQSKLRHAIDHYFELNGVSPDVVAEVQDTSLQKLMAAHGDGIIILAAPAATELIGNRSLVEIGTMADVYDELWLFAGKRRLENPVAAQLMKEFTL, encoded by the coding sequence ATCAGCACTTTGCGCCCTTGGATCAACTACCACCACCTGCTTTACTTCAAAACCATCGCGCTCGAGGGCGGGATTGCTAACGCCGCCAAGAAACTACGCCTCGGACAACCCACCCTGTCCACGCAGCTCAAGCAGTTCGAGACCACCCTCGGTCACGCCCTCTTTGACCGCTCCAAGCGGCAGCTACAGCTGACCGAGGCGGGTCGCCTTGTGCTCGGTTACGCGACGGAAATTTTCAGGCTCGGTGATGAGATGCTCGATGCCTTGAGTGATCGCCATGTCGGGCAGAAAATCCAGGTTCAAATCGGCGTGGCCGATGCCGTGCCTAAACACATCACACTTGATCTTTTCCACAGTGCACAGAGCAAGCAAGACTGCATCGTGACACTTGCTGAAGGACATACCCACGAGCTTCTGCGAGAACTCCGCGCGCACCGTATCGATCTCGTCCTGTCGAATGATCCACCACACGCTGGCGATGGTGGTGGCATTTACGCTAAAAACATCGCACGCGTTCCAGCCGTCGCAGTTGGGGCTAAAAAGTATGGCCCATTGGCGAAAAATTTCCCTGCGTCACTCAACCAGCAGCCCGTCATCTTGCCGTCGATCCAGTCTAAGCTTCGCCATGCGATTGATCACTATTTTGAGCTAAATGGCGTGAGTCCCGACGTTGTTGCCGAAGTGCAAGATACGAGTTTACAAAAGTTGATGGCGGCGCACGGTGACGGCATCATCATACTGGCGGCACCAGCTGCCACGGAACTCATCGGCAACCGCAGCCTAGTCGAGATTGGCACCATGGCGGACGTTTACGACGAACTATGGTTGTTTGCTGGTAAGCGGCGGCTCGAAAATCCCGTGGCCGCCCAGCTGATGAAAGAGTTCACGCTCTGA